A single genomic interval of Paralichthys olivaceus isolate ysfri-2021 chromosome 7, ASM2471397v2, whole genome shotgun sequence harbors:
- the fbxl13 gene encoding F-box and leucine-rich repeat protein 13, which yields MAKTKPVLELSDLNHCLPQISKTLLTASCLSCPSDPIQFLKNTLVALYGQDHLQDVDWHKFVTDVEQWTASSLTSRTMGVYMDPDDMLSFSLLEKAYCCYRKSLTSACFRKWQSFTVQSKRDTTDLALKMDVTMKHFERRCQRTAVTKWLKWVKLHKKKQAAAVEKLEGLVNAGRLKRIIAAWHNVSAESKRTKEYFKKLDMGLLEICNRDHQIREECDRLSMLPSSVSLKIFQYVELRDRLNCAEVCCAWKTIIQSSKLWSQINFSVEKHWTTDSTMKQVLQNYRPFVIYLNLRGCTSLTWPSFKCISECRNLQELNVSECFNVTDTMVQEIVEGCPSLLYLNLSCTLVTDKTLRELSRNCLNLQYLSLAYCYRFTDKGFMYLTTGKGCHSLIHLNLSGCTQMTVNGFKYLSAGCPSLREVVIDDMPTLSDNCVLALLARCRCLSAISLLDAHHLSDIAFKAISEAATLKTLSTEGNSQLSDVSWEALCSSSQGLHRLHAAQCPRMTDTSLKSVATLKNLQYLDISLCNKVSDAGIKYLTIGSSVAKLRELNVSHCRLLTDMSVMRIAQRLCKLSHLNLSYCVKLTDASLEWLSGSSICSLDLSGCNIQDQGLAAIEDISLRKLVLAECVNITDIGIEKLCRNMRDLERVDVSHCVALSDLAIRAISFYCRSLVTLRMSGCPKMTDMAMQYLTSGSQYLRELDVSGCVLLTDRTLRLIERICPPLCSVTMTCCSNISKAAALKLRPRVKHWEHSNDFSPYRTGSNTGKVLHPVTRPIKTENTWEVVEHSVITRAASTERI from the exons ATGGCGAAGACAAAGCCTGTTCTGGAATTGAGCGACCTGAACCACTGCCTGCCACAAATATCTAAG ACCCTGCTGACAGCTTCATGTCTGTCATGTCCCAGTGATCCAATACAGTTTCTGAAGAACACTCTTGTGGCCCTCTACGGACAGGATCATCTCCAGGATGTAGACTG GCACAAGTTTGTTACTGATGTAGAACAGTGGACAGCATCCTCTCTGACAAGCAGGACAATGGGCGTCTACATGGATCCAGATGACATG TTGTCCTTTAGTCTGCTGGAGAAGGCATACTGCTGCTACAGGAAAAGTTTAACAAGCGCCTGCTTCAG GAAGTGGCAGAGTTTCACTGTGCAGAGCAAGAGAGATACCACAGACCTGGCTCTGAAGATGGACGTGACAATGAAACACTTTGAGAGGAGATGCCAGCGGACTGCAGTCACCAAATGGTTGAAGTGGGTAAAATTACACAAGAAGAAACAGGCCG CTGCTGTTGAGAAACTGGAGGGACTTGTAAACGCTGGTCGCCTTAAACGCATCATAGCTGCATGGCATAATGTTTCAGCGGAGTCAAAGAGAACAAAAGAATACTTTAAG AAGTTGGATATGGGTTTGTTGGAAATCTGCAACAGAGACCACCAGATTAGAGAAGAATGTGACAGACTCTCCATGCTCCCTAGCAGCGTCTCATTGAAG ATCTTTCAGTATGTAGAATTGCGAGACAGGTTGAATTGTGCTGAGGTTTGTTGTGCATGGAAAACTATCATCCAATCCAGCAAACTGTGGAGTCAG ATCAATTTCTCTGTAGAGAAACACTGGACAACCGACAGCACAATGAAACAAGTTCTGCAGAACTACCGACCATTTGTGATCTATCTTAACCTGCGAGGCTGCACATCACTGACATGGCCCAGCTTTAAATGCATCA GTGAATGCAGAAATCTCCAGGAGCTCAATGTATCAGAGTGTTTTAATGTCACA GATACAATGGTTCAGGAAATTGTCGAAGGCTGCCCCAGCCTGCTCTACTTGAACCTTTCCTGCACACTTGTTACAGACAAAACTCTCAGAGAACTGTCCAG AAACTGTCTCAACCTTCAATACCTGAGTCTGGCCTACTGCTACAGATTCACAGACAAAGGATTTATGTACCTGACCACAGGGAAGGGCTGCCACAGTCTCATCCACCTCAATCTGTCCGGCTGCACTCAG aTGACTGTAAACGGGTTCAAATACCTTTCAGCTGGATGCCCTTCACTTAGAGAAGTTGTGATTGATGACATGCCCACACTGTCCGATAACTGTGTCCTG GCACTACTTGCCAGATGTCGCTGTCTATCTGCCATTTCTCTTCTGGATGCTCATCATCTTTCCGACATAGCGTTTAAAGCCATCAGTGAAGCAGCCACGCTGAAGACTCTCAGTACAGAGG GGAACTCCCAGCTCTCAGACGTCAGCTGGGAggctctgtgcagcagctcacAAGGCCTCCACAGACTCCACGCCGCACAATGTCCTAGAATGACTGACACCAGCCTTAAGTCTGTGGCCACCCTCAAGAACCTGCAGTACCTGGACATCTCGCTTTGCAACAA ggtgAGTGATGCTGGGATCAAATATTTGACTATAGGCTCCTCAGTCGCCAAATTGCGAGAGCTGAACGTCAGTCACTGCCGGCTCCTCACCGACATGTCTGTCATGAGGATCGCACAAAG GTTGTGTAAACTCTCCCACCTCAACTTGAGTTACTGTGTGAAACTGACCGACGCGAGTCTGGAGTGGCTGAGTGGCAGCTCGATCTGCTCTCTTGACCTCAGCGGTTGCAACATCCAGGATCAG gggCTGGCTGCCATCGAGGACATTAGCCTGAGGAAGTTAGTCCTTGCAGAGTGTGTCAACATCACAGATATTGGCATCGAG AAGCTGTGCAGGAACATGAGAGATCTGGAACGTGTTGATGTGTCTCACTGCGTCGCTCTGTCTGACCTGGCCATTAGAGCCATTTCATTCTACTGCAGGAGTCTAGTCACACTGCGGATGTCAGGCTGTCCCAAg ATGACAGACATGGCGATGCAGTATCTGACAAGCGGATCTCAGTACCTGCGAGAGCTGGATGTGAGCGGCTGCGTGCTTCTCACCGATCGCACGCTACGACTCATAGAAAGGATCTGCCCCCCGCTCTGCTCCGTCACGATGACCTGCTGCAGCAACATCTCCAA GGCGGCCGCCTTAAAGCTGCGGCCTCGTGTGAAACACTGGGAGCACAGCAACGACTTCTCTCCATACAGGACTGGAAGCAACACAGGCAAAGTTCTGCATCCAGTAACAAGACCCATCAAGACTGAGAACACCTGGGAAGTGGTGGAGCACTCAGTGATCACAAGAGCAGCGAGTACAGAGAGGATATAA
- the LOC109624350 gene encoding leucine-rich repeat-containing protein 17-like: MHMTSSLLFAFLLFLLLPSIDMKRSGRGRGRGLKGARHKLTHDRVRGAGRHSRSGPSRLVPPDCSESTESGDVFVDCQERRLSSVPNAQTWSNAPKHLLLARNRIKVLREGTFFGYESLTTLDLQQNRISSIEDGAFQGLVQLKTLLLQHNNLETLNEEALIPMPNIRYLRLYDNPWNCLCPMDSLISTLQVPSNRNLGKYARCAEPFRFKGKKLKQIDPQLLCKESDLTGVPQGDQTDTPGPVEPAPFRSKPDITTTCHTYIFPQIRMDCTKRGLTEVPTGIPEDAVHIDLSNNSIRHLRAKDFQTARGLRFLNLSNNNMEHIDKASLSGLLHLHELDLSHNSLHFVQYGVLEDLYFLSQLKLRGNPWVCDYSIHYMVYWLRLHPGVRHSGLICRSPPEHTGERVEAYVQSYNRVCPKDRHISRIDQEQTDPELWNTPMEAQGELQEELEPRHLRVPQKYTIIRLS, from the exons ATGCACATGACCTCTAGTCTCCTCTTCGccttcctgctcttcctcctgctcccgAGCATCGACATGAAAAGgtcaggaagaggaagaggaagaggcctCAAAGGAGCGcgacacaaactcacacacgaCAG GGTCAGAGGTGCTGGGCGTCACAGCAGATCAGGCCCCTCCAGGCTTGTGCCACCCGACTGCTCAGAGTCAACAGAATCCGGAGACGTCTTTGTGGACTGTCAGGAACGACGTCTCTCCTCCGTTCCCAACGCCCAAACCTGGTCCAACGCACCCAAGCACCTCCTTCTAGCACGCAACCGGATCAAAGTCCTACGTGAGGGGACCTTCTTTGGATACGAGAGTTTAACTACTCTGGACCTGCAGCAGAACCGGATCTCTTCAATTGAGGATGGGGCCTTCCAGGGCCTGGTGCAACTTAAAAccttgctgctgcagcacaataATCTGGAAACGCTTAATGAGGAGGCCCTCATCCCCATGCCAAACATCCGTTACCTGCGTTTATATGATAATCCCTGGAATTGTCTCTGCCCAATGGACAGTCTTATAAGCACCCTTCAGGTCCCAAGCAACCGCAATTTAGGAAAATATGCCAG GTGTGCAGAGCCCTTCAGGTTTAAAGGCAAGAAGCTGAAGCAGATTGATCCTCAGTTGCTCTGTAAGGAGTCAGACCTGACCGGTGTCCCACAGGGCGACCAAACGGACACCCCAGGCCCTGTGGAGCCGGCTCCATTTCGCAGCAAACCAGACATAACCACAACTTGCCACACCTACATCTTCCCCCAAATACGAATGGACTGCACGAAACGAG GTCTAACTGAGGTGCCGACAGGTATCCCAGAGGACGCTGTTCATATTGATCTGTCAAACAATTCAATCCGTCATCTGAGAGCCAAAGATTTCCAAACAGCCAGGGGCCTCAGATTCCTGAACCTCAGTAATAACAACATGGAGCACATCGACAAAG CGTCTCTGTCTGGGCTGCTGCACCTCCATGAGCTGGACTTGTCACACAACAGCCTCCATTTTGTCCAGTACGGGGTTCTCGAAGACCTTTACTTCCTGTCACAGCTGAAACTGAGAGGGAACCCTTGGGTTTGTGACTACAG CATCCACTACATGGTGTACTGGCTGCGTCTGCACCCAGGAGTGAGGCACTCTGGCCTTATCTGTCGCTCCCCTCCTGAACATACAGGGGAGCGGGTGGAGGCCTATGTGCAATCCTACAACAGAGTGTGTCCAAAGGACAGACATATCAGCAGAATAGACCAAGAACAAACGGACCCTGAGCTTTGGAACACACCGATGGAGGCGCAgggagagctgcaggaggagctggagcccaGACACTTGAGGGTTCCACAGAAATACACAATCATCAGACTGTCctga
- the LOC109624353 gene encoding uro-adherence factor A-like — MDLLFGVSRICTLFLWGCICFPPQKGCNIAHGYYVHENPQTSNQFHSLNTELKDTTQVTGEQSFVSPQREPVHFDVTSLGEHMVLHQPDSGQEQDEYYAVSSPAVQKYESTQHPFGVLLKQHTPETTVEGISFPTIKDFRRFIETMKSSYLKPGSDSSRHFQTARETMKNELTSGAEMINGESSISNSVQDGSAHDDRSKNVVWSEPDANDHKPMSESLSFFNPVDSTESVISPSGYDDQESGSSSAFYSQNHLGATEQVLSDYGSLANDGISGENRDIFSSAADVQNEVQSTSHNLPEQKPPSYFLGGSHSFSGHVTASPVTNSPSRDLSFYSSKKSIVKPLTSEKTMTQPTYSSPSGDSLTGYQQSIDFQREEQPRMTEVDVLSLQKPLNSYGKSIFVSAPRSQFYIPDVSKHKEIPAKLSLVYKPTVGKESNNINSAPIIHLPVSNFHRSPQRSSSHVGIEASEPRDQVFSIKQPLRSYLFSVKPSSSQESSRHDGYLPNQRVSVSHPSISAQAKPEISDLSNENLVSAIQEPKQMNDYASVPPSNGLDSTQRGISSQINDVHASYPTNSHPNSKLKVFSRLFGNEAKSKNFEVRDISSDRFLPGDTHGTKKTQDSRGVSLNGGSVSDTTADPLHTFTQPTIVQKHPANVIREPSTRASRPSKTLSTSKVSASIPSGVFWRKGGNTKRLPPKRGTKQSPKNMNTYVKKSRNSYVRSKVFLSNTRYSPYQHVEDKTAKDQWKSDPRQQRAPLFEGGGEPRKNQYFQ; from the exons ATGGATCTTCTGTTTGG GGTTTCTCGGATTTGCACTCTGTTTTTATGGGgttgcatttgttttcctccacagaaag GTTGCAACATTGCACATGGCTACTATGTCCATGAGAACCCACAAACCTCAAACCAGTTTCACTCTTTAAACACAGAATTGAAGGATACAACACAGGTTACGGGGGAGCAGAGCTTTGTTTCTCCTCAGAGAGAACCAGTTCATTTTGATGTTACCAGCCTTGGTGAACACATGGTGCTACACCAACCAGACTCAGGACAGGAGCAGGACGAATATTATGCGgtttcctctcctgctgtgCAGAAATATGAAAGCACCCAACATCCTTTTGGTGTTTTACTGAAGCAGCACACACCAGAGACAACTGTGGAGGGCATCAGCTTCCCAACAATCAAAGATTTCAGACGGTTCATAGAGACAATGAAGAGCTCCTATTTAAAACCAGGAAGCGACTCAAGTAGACATTTTCAAACTGCTCGAGAGACGATGAAAAATGAGTTGACTTCTGGTGCTGAAATGATTAATGGAGAGTCTTCTATCTCTAATTCTGTGCAGGACGGATCTGCCCACGATGACCGCAGTAAAAATGTAGTCTGGAGTGAACCAGATGCCAACGACCACAAACCAATGAGTGAAAGCCTCTCTTTCTTTAATCCTGTCGACTCCACTGAAAGTGTAATTTCTCCCAGTGGTTATGACGACCAAGAATCTGGATCCAGCTCTGCTTTCTACTCGCAGAATCATTTAGGAGCCACAGAACAGGTTTTAAGTGATTATGGAAGTTTGGCCAATGATGGCATTTCTGGGGAAAACCGTGATATTTTCTCAAGTGCTGCTGATGTGCAAAATGAAGTTCAGTCAACAAGCCACAACCTCCCTGAACAAAAACCTCCTAGCTATTTCTTAGGAGGGTCTCATTCTTTCAGTGGCCATGTGACTGCATCACCTGTCACAAACAGCCCATCTCGAGATCTCAGCTTCTATTCAAGTAAGAAATCCATTGTAAAACCTCTAACCTCTGAGAAAACTATGACACAACCAACATATTCATCTCCCAGTGGAGACTCTTTAACTGGGTATCAACAGAGTATTGATTTCCAAAGAGAAGAGCAGCCCAGAATGACTGAAGTTGATGTCTTGTCTCTGCAGAAGCCTTTGAATTCCTACGGTAAAAGTATATTTGTTAGTGCACCAAGAAGTCAATTCTACATCCCAGATGTatccaaacacaaggaaatacCTGCCAAATTATCTCTGGTATATAAACCTACTGTTGGGAAGgaatcaaacaatataaacTCTGCTCCCATCATCCACCTGCCTGTTTCCAACTTTCACCGTTCACCTCAGAGGAGTAGCAGCCATGTGGGTATTGAAGCAAGTGAACCTCGGGATCAAGTGTTTAGCATAAAGCAGCCACTCAGATCTTACCTGTTCAGTGTGAAACCTTCCAGCTCTCAAGAGTCAAGCAGACATGATGGCTATCTCCCAAACCAGAGGGTCAGTGTTTCCCATCCGTCCATCAGTGCTCAGGCAAAACCTGAAATATCTGACCTGTCCAACGAGAATCTTGTGTCCGCCATTCAGgaaccaaaacaaatgaatgactATGCTTCTGTTCCACCTTCTAATGGCTTAGATTCCACCCAGAGGGGGATCTCATCTCAGATTAATGATGTTCATGCAAGTTATCCAACGAATTCTCACCCAAACTCAAAACTAAAAGTCTTTTCAAGACTATTTGGCAATGAAGCAAAGTCCAAGAACTTTGAAGTCAGGGATATAAGTTCTGATAGGTTTCTACCTGGTGATACACATGGTACTAAAAAAACCCAGGACTCCCGAGGCGTTTCTCTAAATGGTGGATCTGTGAGTGATACCACTGCTGACCCTCTGCATACCTTCACACAACCAACCATTGTGCAGAAGCATCCAGCCAACGTGATCAGAGAGCCCAGCACCAGGGCCTCCCGCCCCTCTAAAACACTGTCCACATCCAAAGTGTCAGCTTCTATCCCCAGTGGTGTCTTTTGGAGAAAAGGTGGAAACACAAAAAGGCTTCCTCCTAAAAGAGGCACCAAACAATCACCAAAAAATATGAACACGTATGTTAAGAAGTCAAGAAACAGCTATGTAAGGAGCAAAGTATTTCTGTCAAACACCCGTTATTCACCATATCAGCACGTTGAAGACAAGACCGCTAAAGACCAATGGAAATCTGACCCAAGACAACAAAGAGCACCACTGTTTGAAGGAGGTGGAGAACCGAGGAAGAATCAATACTTTCAGTGA
- the armc10 gene encoding armadillo repeat-containing protein 10 yields the protein MGDGSITPRLGNMKALLGIVAGAGASYGIYKLISGGNFKRNKKSATGESPAVRSSQPGDGAPQPGSLLAKVSGLDVVCPRPADAASGGIIHQSPGNLQPQHLKMLLSCLQSSNNPSDRCRILLTLGNAAAFTVNQNQIREFEGIPIIAGFLSDPTAEVRVQTLTALNNLCMNIQNQEQIKVYVPQVLELIEMSPVNSDLQLGALRLLTNLSVTDKHQHLLKGSITLLLSLVVVSNEVLQVQASKVLVNLSSNPDMMDDIVQAQAPASVVLLFDARTAPAVLLRLLTFAGNLKAWRPSVQVAEELRRKQDCLFRVMLDESSQLHSRLVQLLSHPDGEIQAHVARILT from the exons ATGGGCGATGGCAGTATCACTCCCCGGCTCGGCAACATGAAGGCTCTGCTTGGGATCGTTGCCGGAGCTGGAGCTTCCTACGGGATTTACAAGCTTATCAGCGGAGGCAACTTCAAGAGGAACAAGAAAAGCGCCACCGGTGAGAGCCCTGCTGTCAGGAGCAGTCAGCCCGGGGATGGTGCCCCCCAGCCGGGCAGCCTGCTGGCTAAAGTGTCCGGACTGGATGTTGTGTGTCCACGACCTGCGGATGCTGCATCAG GGGGCATCATCCACCAGTCCCCTGGAAACCTGCAGCCCCAGCACCTGAAAATGCTGCTGTCATGTCTGCAGAGCAGCAATAATCCCTCTGACAGATGTCGGATTCTACTCACGTTAGGAAACGCTGCTGCCTTCACTGTGAATCAG AACCAAATACGGGAGTTTGAAGGGATTCCTATCATAGCTGGTTTCCTCTCAGATCCCACTGCAGAGGTTCGAGTGCAGACTCTGACTGCTTTAAATAATCTCTGTATGAACATCCAGAACCAGGAGCAAATAAAG GTTTATGTGCCTCAAGTGCTGGAACTGATAGAGATGTCCCCGGTGAATTCCGACCTTCAGCTTGGAGCTCTCAGGCTGCTGACAAACCTTTCAGTCACAGACAAACACCAACACTTGCTAAAAGGATCAATTACACTTTTACTTTCTCTTGTTGTTGTGAGCAATGAAGTATTACAG GTTCAGGCTTCTAAGGTCCTTGTGAATTTATCCTCTAATCCAGATATGATGGATGACATTGTTCAAGCTCAG GCTCCAGCTTCTGTTGTGCTGCTATTTGACGCACGAACAGCCCCTGCAGTGCTTCTCCGACTGCTGACATTTGCGGGCAACTTAAAGGCCTGGAGGCCCTCGGTGCAGGTAGCAGAAGAACTGAGGCGGAAGCAGGACTGCCTGTTCCGAGTCATGCTAGATGAATCCTCCCAGCTCCACAGCAGGCTGGTCCAGCTGCTTTCACACCCCGATGGGGAGATTCAGGCCCACGTGGCTCGTATCTTAACATAG